From the genome of Lentisphaera araneosa HTCC2155, one region includes:
- a CDS encoding RNA polymerase sigma factor — translation MNHYTRQTLLQKIKDTHSEDSWNEFVEIYRPYIYHVIKTFGVKTDEIEDFVQNTLIICWKKLPGFNYEPDKGRFRYWLSRIAQYSVNNHIRKFNRRAELDEEIIIPTSLSPEIEEISDKEWKVFISKMAWDNIKDNLSEIARLSFSALMDGESMDSISERLAIPKNTISVNKKRISPKMFKEIQRLQRELG, via the coding sequence ATGAATCATTATACCAGACAGACGCTACTGCAAAAAATTAAGGATACACATAGCGAAGATTCATGGAATGAGTTTGTAGAGATTTATCGTCCTTATATCTATCACGTCATAAAAACTTTTGGTGTTAAAACTGATGAAATAGAAGATTTTGTGCAAAATACCTTGATCATTTGCTGGAAAAAACTTCCGGGATTTAACTACGAGCCTGACAAGGGACGCTTCCGTTATTGGTTGAGTCGTATAGCTCAATATTCAGTCAACAATCATATTCGCAAATTTAATCGTCGCGCCGAATTGGATGAGGAAATTATAATTCCTACTTCGCTTTCACCGGAAATTGAAGAAATCTCCGATAAGGAATGGAAGGTCTTTATCTCTAAAATGGCTTGGGATAATATTAAAGATAATTTGAGTGAAATAGCTCGCCTGAGTTTTTCGGCTCTTATGGATGGAGAGTCAATGGATAGTATATCTGAAAGGCTCGCCATCCCCAAAAATACGATCTCGGTTAACAAAAAGAGAATTTCGCCCAAAATGTTTAAAGAGATCCAAAGACTTCAACGCGAGTTAGGTTAA